The following are encoded in a window of Solibacillus sp. FSL R7-0668 genomic DNA:
- a CDS encoding ABC transporter ATP-binding protein, which yields MSILIARKIRKTYGKRALAQEVLKGIDLEVEKGEFVGIMGPSGSGKTTLLNVLCSIDQVTDGLVEINGQKLQGMKERALAKFRRDELGFIFQDYNLLDTLTVKENILLPLSLSSIPKVAAEQRLQDLVKVLGIEAILTKYPNEISGGQKQRTSAARALISNPSLVFADEPTGALDSKSATALLDNLSKINVAKQATIMMVTHDAVAASFCSRVLFLKDGQIYTELYKGDKSRTDFFQQILSTQSVLGGEQSEA from the coding sequence ATGAGTATTTTAATTGCACGCAAAATTCGAAAAACCTATGGCAAACGGGCACTTGCACAGGAAGTATTAAAAGGGATCGATTTAGAAGTGGAAAAGGGCGAATTTGTCGGCATTATGGGTCCTTCTGGCTCTGGGAAAACGACGCTCCTAAATGTATTATGCTCGATTGATCAAGTAACGGATGGGCTAGTTGAAATAAATGGGCAAAAATTGCAGGGGATGAAGGAGCGCGCCTTAGCGAAGTTCCGTCGTGATGAGCTGGGCTTTATCTTTCAGGATTATAATTTATTGGATACATTAACGGTAAAGGAAAATATTTTACTCCCGCTGTCGTTAAGCTCGATTCCCAAGGTAGCTGCTGAGCAACGTTTACAGGATTTGGTGAAGGTTTTAGGGATTGAAGCGATTTTAACGAAATACCCGAATGAAATTTCAGGTGGGCAAAAGCAGCGTACATCAGCAGCACGTGCGCTCATTTCGAATCCTTCCCTTGTCTTTGCAGATGAACCAACAGGTGCACTCGATTCAAAATCGGCGACAGCATTATTAGATAATTTATCGAAAATAAACGTGGCGAAGCAGGCAACGATTATGATGGTCACACATGATGCAGTGGCAGCGAGCTTTTGTTCCCGCGTGTTATTTTTAAAGGATGGGCAAATTTATACCGAGCTTTATAAGGGTGATAAATCACGTACAGACTTTTTCCAACAAATTTTAAGTACGCAAAGTGTTTTAGGCGGTGAGCAAAGTGAAGCTTAG